The genomic stretch actaccttttgttgtttcatcattttttatttatttatttaattttttttttttaacatgccAAAAtacaccaaatgctttattctgtctccaaaaacatttttctgaaacgttaccaaatgcagccttagacATCTTACTTGCATCAATTAATGTCCTTGATCAAGCAAAAAATGATCAACAAACATATCAGATGGTTACAACCATTCCACGTGATATGATCTTACCATagctagcttttttttttcggttgaaCCATAGCTAGCTGATGcaaaagaaaagtttcttaaGCATTGACTTCGGATTATAATCAATAAAATTTTGGGTAAAAGGattgtaattaattaattaataacatGAAATAACGGTTCATGTTCCCTCCAGTTCCAAGGGAACAAAAAATAGAACAATAGAACTGGAAGCAGTAGGTTACATAAAAGGCCAATTTctttaccaaaataaataaaaaataaaaggcgaATTTTACATTATAGTTAGTTGCACCCCTACCAAACGACCCCAGGGAAGAAAGTGCTTAGTAATTAGTAGTATATTATTGGAGCTTCCATGTTCTATCCACTTTGCATCATCGTTCCTTCCCTTAGGACACATCCATGGCAGAAGAGCAAATATTTTCCTTGTCCATCTTTATAAACAGATTcttctcatcatcatcttatcCTCTCGATCTGCATAACACTATAACTGCACAAGCCCAATAAAAAACTCTTATAATCCCTTTTAAATAGTATTAGCTTCAACGGTTCATCCACATTCTGTTATAGTTATGtggattatttaattaatgggACTCACCGACCTTAATTAGTTGGGTTTAGCTTCCATATTATTTTATAAATGCATGTTCCATCTCAAAAGACCGATCTAATAACAGGAAGTATTTATAGCAAACGAGGAAAAGAATTTACCTACTCAGAATCAATGTGGGACTAATATGACTAACAAAACACATAGGGTGGTGAAATGATGCCCCATTCATAAAAAACCTAGAAAAACCCATCCCTTGTTGCTACCCATGTGCTCCTATCATGGTCGGTGCTGAAGTAGGGGTCGTGTGatcaaaaaattctaaaattgaaAAGACAGCATGACCCTCGCACCCAAAGAGTAAGTGTGGATTAAGTTCAATCATGTACATCAGTGTTAGGTGTGGATTAAGTTCAATCATGTACATCAGTGTGATAGATTATTACAGTATATTtagatgttcttgaaacatgcTTATTTCTTTACAAGGGAATAAGCTTGTTAGGCTTCCACATTGCCCGGCCGACACCACAGCACACCACGTTCTCTCCATTGCATGCACGAGTTGTAGATTAAGTATACTAATCACTGAATAATTCAATTAATTAAAGGCATATTTTGAAGTTCTTATATTAGTAAAATCATGTTGACTTTTCAACAAACAGCAGCAAGGATATCTGTGGGATTCATTGACATATATGCTTAACAAACAGCATTTAATTAAAAACCCTCTTATTCCTTCTTGAAATGATGAACATAGATCATATAACGGATCAAATTTTGTATTACACTTTTAGGACTACTCAATGTACAAGACTTTTATTATTACGGAGTTTGAGAATAATAcgtcataatgtacacaataaaaataaaaaatgtatcaCACCATTATCTATTCTTgtttgaagtattttttttttatcactgaTGCGCGATAACAATTGCACCTAttaaagcaactaaaaaaattatagaaataagatcaaatggaagaaaaaaatttgttgtcCATTACTTACCAAGTCTTATTCTAAAATCTGGTTTGATCTTAAGTACATAAGAGGCCCCTTTtacataattaaaatggaaatttcCTGTTTGTGTCCTTTAAAAAATAGAAGTACCAAACGCAACCCACCTAACGTGTGCTCATAAaacaagggagaaagaatggAAAAGCAAGTCATCTAATCTAATAAATAAGGACTACCCCCATCCCCTGTCATGTCTCTTTCCTTACTCATTAAATACTTGGGGAACTGCGTGACATACCAATCGTCCCTCTTTAAATATTTCACGATTTTCACTACATGTGctatttcatcttttttttttcaaaaatttaaatttataatttttttcataaatataaCAACTTCACAAGACTCCTGCCATTGTAGGGTATGAGGAAAGTCATAATCTACTCAGACTAATTTTACTTTATAAAAAAACAGCTTTTTAACTGAAACCTAGCTAGTTCACGATGGAACAACCttacttttgttttttgctAACGATAGGTATCCAGGTcttcggcctaactagtcccatAGGatcatattgaccccacaatcgcatgggCCGGGTCATACCGTGGTTGaataaattttatatatattttttttttgctaatgacaaATGACTAGGCCCACAGACCCATATTGAtctcacaaccgcatggactgggttataccgaggttgaatgagaactattcaactttcactgaaagcagtaaagagtactaaacaccccgtaTGAGTGGCCCAATGTGTACTTAGTGAGAGTCAAACTTAGAACGTCTGAATTTATGGCTCATACCAAGTTCATtgttcaccaactgcgctaTCTCCTCGGGTTATGGAGCAACATTATCGATTCTTTGTGATCTGCCCTCTAATTCTTTTCAAAATGTAGTGATCTTAAAATGATAGTTGTTCTACCTCCCACCCACCAGCCATGGCCCAATGGTCAAAGCTGTAAGTTCTGGCTGAAACTAACCATTAAGAGACAAGATCCAAGCCAGAAGGCCCAGCACCCACAAGATACAAAaccaaaattataaaaacaaaTTCCTAAACTTCATTAAGCCCTAAATTTTAGGGGTTCTATGACAAAAAATGCAATTTATAAAATGGGTTTTAAATTGAACAGTAGTTAAACAATTGGCAGTGAGAGTTAGTACTAAATTATTCAATGGGCCATTAAATAGCATTGAATACTGCAATCCAGCAAATTAAATACACACACGAGCAACCCAACCAGGCCCTCATCTTCCCTTTATTCCTACCCTCTTCTCTCGTCTCTTCCTTTAAAACCCTGTCCTGTAACCTCTCTGACCTCCATTAATGCCACTTCACAAgtccaaagaagaaagaagatccaTTTAAAGTTTTAAACCCAATTCACCCATTAAGACCTCAGAGTTAGAGACTCTTAACGGGCAAAAGATGAAGGTCCTGCCCTCTTCATGGCCATGGCCTTCTTGTAAGCAGCCCAAGACCATCTCTTTCAGAGCAGATGACAACATGTTCAAGACAGTTAACTCGGCGTACATAGAAGCAGGAGATGTGGTGACAACACCGGAGTCATGGTTCACGAACTCGTCCGAGTCAGCTAGCTTCTCAACAGTTTCAGAAGAGTCAGGAGGGGAGTGTTTAGAGAATGTGATTCGTGGGTTGAGATCTGAGAGGCTATTTTTCGAGCCTGGAGAGTCAAATTCGATACTAGAGGAAGCTAAGGGTGGAGGAGGGATACCATTCAAGGAGAGTGTAGTGTTGGCTATGGAATCTAAAGATCCGTATGTGGATTTTAGAACATCAATGGAGGAGATGGTGGAGGCTCATGGGTTGAAAGATTGGGAGTGTTTGGAAGAGTTGCTTGGTTGGTATTTAAGGGTGAATGGTAAGAAGACTCATGGTTTTATTGTTGGGGCCTTTGTTGATTTGCTTGTTGGCttagctgctgctgctgctgatgctgatgcctcttcttcttcttcttcttctgcgcCTTGTTTTccaccttcttctccttctttgtcTTCATTAAGAGTTGAAGGGGATATTGAGGAGGAAGATAATCCTTCAAGTTCAgagatttgattttgatagttAAACTTCAATATGTCATTTTGTGTATATTATTTAGGTTCTATAAAGGAAATTAAGATTAGCCTTTTTAATGTTTatacgctctctctctctctctctctctctctctctctactcctGTGGGATGTATCTCTGTGACCTGATCTTTGTTCGGATGACAATGACACGTGTGTGcaattgtgacctagtggtcgtgGGTCTGAGTTGAGAAATAGTCTCTTTCCAAAGCACTGCATAAATTATGATCTTCCCCCATACCCGCAATGCAGGAGCTATGTGCACGGGATACGACCATGCCTTTTTGTTTCACTAGGGTAAATTGCTgtgttttgggttcagggtttatttatttatttatttttttaaccaaagtgTCCGGATAAGCTTATGTGCATCACTACTAATTCTCGGGAAGACTAGTGCAGATTCATAGATAGGTAATCGAACTTGAGACCGTgagcctatccacacaatcctcaaTTCACCCTATCCATTTGGGCAACCCACATATGGGTTTTTGGGTTCAAGTTACATCAAACTTTGGAATAGAAAAATGAAGNNNNNNNNNNNNNNNNNNNNNNNNNNNNNNNNNNNNNNNNNNNNNNNNNNNNNNNNNNNNNNNNNNNNNNNNNNNNNNNNNNNNNNNNNNNNNNNNNNNNNNNNNNNNNNNNNNNNNNNNNNNNNNNNNNNNNNNNNNNNNNNNNNNNNNNNNNNNNNNNNNNNNNNNNNNNNNNNNNNNNNNNNNNNNNNNNNNNNNNNNNNNNNNNNNNNNNNNNNNNNNNNNNNNNNNNNNNNNNNNNNNNNNNNNNNNNNNNNNNNNNNNNNNNNNNNNNNNNNNNNNNNNNNNNNNNNNNNNNNNNNNNNNNNNNNNNNNNNNNNNNNNNNNNNNNNNNNNNNNNNNNNNNNNNNNNNNNNNNNNNNNNNNNNNNNNNNNNNNNNNNNNNNNNNNNNNNNNNNNNNNNNNNNNNNNNNNNNNNNNNNNNNNNNNNNNNNNNNNNNNNNNNNNNNNNNNNNNNNNNNNNNNNNNNNNNNNNNNNNNNNNNNNNNNNNNNNNNNNNNNNNNNNNNNNNNNNNNNNNNNNNNNNNNNNNNNNNNNNNNNNNNNNNNNNNNNNNNNNNNNNNNNNNNNNNNNNNNNNNNNNNNNNNNNNNNNNNNNNNNNNNNNNNNNNNNNNNNNNNNNNNNNNNNNNNNNNNNNNNNNNNNNNNNNNNNNNNNNNNNNNNNNNNNNNNNNNNNNNNNNNNNNNNNNNNNNNNNNNNNNNNNNNNNNNNNNNNNNNNNNNNNNNNNNNNNNNNNNNNNNNNNNNNNNNNNNNNNNNNNNNNNNNNNNNNNNNNNNNNNNNNNNNNNNNNNNNNNNNNNNNNNNNNNNNNNNNNNNNNNNNNNNNNNNNNNNNNNNNNNNNNNNNNNNNNNNNNNNNNNNNNNNNNNNNNNNNNNNNNNNNNNNNNNNNNNNNNNNNNNNNNNNNNNNNNNNNNNNNNNNNNNNNNNNNNNNNNNNNNNNNNNNNNNNNNNNNNNNNNNNNNNNNNNNNNNNNNNNNNNNNNNNNNNNNNNNNNNNNNNNNNNNNNNNNNNNNNNNNNNNNNNNNNNNNNNNNNNNNNNNNNNNNNNNNNNNNNNNNNNNNNNNNNNNNNNNNNNNNNNNNNNNNNNNNNNNNNNNNNNNNNNNNNNNNNNNNNNNNNNNNNNNNNNNNNNNNNNNNNNNNNNNNNNNNNNNNNNNNNNNNNNNNNNNNNNNNNNNNNNNNNNNNNNNNNNNNNNNNNNNNNNNNNNNNNNNNNNNNNNNNNNNNNNNNNNNNNNNNNNNNNNNNNNNNNNNNNNNNNNNNNNNNNNNNNNNNNNNNNNNNNNNNNNNNNNNNNNNNNNNNNNNNNNNNNNNNNNNNNNNNNNNNNNaaaaaaaaaaaaaaatgatatcgGCTATGGTCGATCCCAAACTGATTCTAGTTCCTTaatgaacaattttttttttataatatagttttattttattttaagaggAGCTTTAATAATGTATGATATATGTGTTTTCACTTAAAAGGTCGTTATATTTTTCTAAACTTAATAATATTATTTGGGAGAGGTTTCCTTCATTGCGCGATGAACTTTCACTTCATTCTAGGATTCATAAACTTTTATTGGGTTTTAAAACCTTTTCAAAATGCATCTCACATGCATCTAAGGCCAACTTGATGATTTGAAATCCATTCACCGTGGTTTTAGGGAACCTCGACGAAAGTGGAATTTGATCCCAAGTCTACCTAACCACAATAATCTTGGATCGGTATCGATGAATTCACACGACTAACAATCCTGTGTCTCGAGTCTTGACTGATCCACTGCTATGATTTCAGGGTAAAAAAGTAATAAagaccccccccttttttctcaaTGTGTATTTAATGTCCTATGGAATCAATGGGCCGCGTTCTTTGCCACATTCCAAGAATTTAAGAATGCAATGTATACCAAACATCAATTTTTACTATTATTAGAATACATTCTTGGCCCGGAATGCATTCCAAAAaatataccaaacacagccctgAATGTTTTCCATGAGTAAAGCATCATAGGATTTAgcccaaaaaacagaaaaaaaaccTAGCCATTGACccaattaagggtgtcaatcggtccggAACCAGGTATTCGGTCTGGTTCTGATTTTGGTTCCAAggagtgttagtgtgatccaAAACTGGACCAAGTCCCGTCTTGCTTCTGAAAATTGGTACTCATACCCGATATCCGGTTTCGATCCAGTTTTGGTTTCTATTCAGGAACAAGCAATAAACAAGGGCAAAGATCCCTAGCTCAATGGCCCATTGAGATTTGTCTCAAATGCCCAATTATCTGCAATGTGGCAGATTGGATGAGTCCCAACAGTATATCTATAGATAAACAATAATAATTTTCAAGTTTCATTTCAAGAAAAAACACATATAAATTAGAAAGATAAGAAAGTTCTTACAAAAAACTGCAATGCTATTAGAGATTGAAAATCAAATAAGTGCAACGTTGCAGGAGATGGGAAATCGACTTGTTGTAATGTCGTTGAGAAGAATCAACTGATTGACCACCCGAAAATCGTGAGAAATGGAAGAAGGGACGCTTCTAAGACAAAGAGTAGCAACTATGCTAATcgtgagaagatgaagaacaaaaCACTTCAAACTTAAAGAATTACAGTTAAGTAGATTATTTAACTCATAATTCATGagtcctaaaaaaaaaacaaaggttttacagttggactataattgtaactctataagatgatttatcatttaggtgattaatTATGTTGGATTTCTGTACAAGTTATgccaagtttttagttaaaggGGAAAAAGTGACATTAAGTTATTTTGTCCAATTTTAGTTAGATCCAACGATTCTTGGCATAAATCCAGATCCAAGATTTAACCATATAatattataatgggttggattCGATTTAAGATATTTAGTCTGAAACTGGGTTCGGCTtgaatttgacacccttagaccCAATGATAAGAGCAAGTGGGTACGTAAAATGGTCCTTACTGGCAATGATATATCTCAACCGGAACAGGTTTAGTGGTACGGTTGGCCTTAGAAAAACCATGGgccttttaagaaaaaaaaattatttctttcgGGAAGACCTAGTCTTTTCTAGGGTTACCATAGGGACCCTTGACCTAGGCCTAGGGCTTTTTTCAGGGTTAAATGGGCTTGGTCCTGAGGTCAACCCAGCTTCTGGGAAGGATCTAATTTTAGGCACAGTAGTGTAGGAGGTGGAGGTTTTGATTTTGCTGGACCTTTATGGGCTGTGGTGAGTGTTTTGGTAAGTGATGTGTATAGAGGTTTTTGCGCTTCTCTACCCAACCTAATCAATTGACGTCCCGAGTCCAGGTTCAAAATCTTGGATTTGGGTATGGGATCTGTTACGTAGATTCCAATTTGAACCAACCTGAAATTGATTAGGAGTCAGCATACTTAATTGGAATTGAACCGGTCAATTCCACGATCCATAGAGTTCCTAAGAACCAAACCACGCTATACCTTGGGGGATACAAACCGTCTTCCTAGAAATTATATGcatcttttttccttcctttttttttgatagatagaTCCCGAGGAGAGTTCATGAtctcttaattgtgaggtgttggttAATCTTTACCAACGACCCATCCTTTAGGATagcatcttttctttttatcatCCACAACTCCCCCATTTTAGAAGTTCAAATAAATAGAGTTTAGACTACAGCAAATGTTATGAGGGCAAAACGTTTCTACCAAAGTACACCCCCTCTTATGAAGATTAACATGTTGATATGAAAGATCAGAGAGCGTATACAAAATTTCCTTGATTGTTAATACATCCTCACTAGTGGCTAGACAGAAAATATTCAAATCCTTTGCGAAAGGAGACGTGAAATTTTAGTTGCTTTTCTAgccacctttttcttttttttttaactaacgACAAGTGATTAGTCCtgcaggcccatactgaccccataactacatggaccgggtcataccggggttgaatgagaaccattcaattttcatttaaatcaataaagaaCACTAAACAACTCCATGTGAGTGACCCAAAGTGTGCCTAGTGAGAGTTGAACTACTCTTCTAACCACCTTAACCCTTCAAAAAAGATCCAATTCCTTGTATACTAAAAGCAATCAAGAGAGGACCTCCATTACAGTTTTAAGTATATAAAGACTACACCCTACCTTATCCGCCTAAAAGGTTCAATATACTCAAAAATATCTTCCTTCTAATTTAATAGAATACGACACAAAACCGTGGTTACTTATTTACCAATCAACTCTTCATCTAAAATATGAGATTGTAATTTAGTGGTTGAACAACTTGAGTttaagggggagggaaaagCATCATCCAATACGGATTACCATTATGAGGAAGGTAGCAATTAACAATACAACTAACAAAGACAAGGACGTTAATCAAATACATGGTACCAATCCATTGGACCACTTAGATTAGCAATGCTTCCACCCTTCAAATgtataaaatttcagatttcctTTTTGAGAAAAAATGCTAATTGTGTGGGATGTTAACTTATACCTTGCACATCCTGACTATGTGGGTCCTTCACTAACCATTGACAAGCTCTCCCCTCAATTATCATGTGGATCAGTGAATCCCTAAGCCCTAATTGATATGACATGAGAGATCTGCCCCCCCACCTCTTAATATGGGTGTGGGGAACCTTCTATCTTAGTTTGTGCTTGGATAGAAATTGCTCCCACTCATTCTCCAGGTCTTTATGAATCTTTTGGCCTCCTGCCCGTTTCTCTTTCCTTGCTCCCACTCACTCTCTTCCCTCCCCTATACTTCTCTCTCTACAACTCTCTTCCTCCGTAGCACTATTCTCACAAGTTTGGATTAGGTCcttgtacgagaatcattcttgtacaaTGTCTGATCCACTTGGAATCcattcaatctctctcttcttacaaaACGTTGAAAGATTGAGTGGATTCTAGATGTGGATCAGACACCGTATAATAATACCTAATCCAGACTCCATTTCTCACTGTGGaggtgggatttttatttttttttccacggTGGCGATTAAGATTTTCAAAACACagcaaattttgaaaattattaagttttttttttttttggtagagtttTGAAAATTATTAAGTAGTATCTTAATAATGGTGACTGGTAGCAGCGCTTAAGCGCTCATAAATAAACAACACTCCAATCAATATNNNNNNNNNNNNNNNNNNNNNNNNNNNNNNNNNNNNNNNNNNNNNNNNNNNNNNNNNNNNNNNNNNNNNNNNNNNNNNNNNNNNNNNNNNNNNNNNNNNNNNNNNNNNNNNNNNNNNNNNNNNNNNNNNNNNNNNNNNNNNNNNNNNNNNNNNNNNNNNNNNNNNNNNNNNNNNNNNNNNNNNNNNNNNNNNNNNNNNNNNNNNNNNNNNNNNNNNNNNNNNNNNNNNNNNNNNNNNNNNNNNNNNNNNNNNNNNNNNNNNNNNNNNNNNNNNNNNNNNNNNNNNNNNNNNNNNNNNNNNNNNNNNNNNNNNNNNNNNNNNNNNNNNNNNNNNNNNNNNNNNNNNNNNNNNNNNNNNNNNNNNNNNNNNNNNNNNNNNNNNNNNNNNNNNNNNNNNNNNNNNNNNNNNNNNNNNNNNNNNNNNNNNNNNNNNNNNNNNNNNNNNNNNNNNNNNNNNNNNNNNNNNNNNNNNNNNNNNNNNNNNNNNNNNNNNNNNNNNNNNNNNNNNNNNNNNNNNNNNNNNNNNNNNNNNNNNNNNNNNNNNNNNNNNNNNNNNNNNNNNNNNNNNNNNNNNNNNNNNNNNNNNNNNNNNNNNNNNNNNNNNNNNNNNNNNNNNNNNNNNNNNNNNNNNNNNNNNNNNNNNNNNNNNNNNNNNNNNNNNNNNNNNNNNNNNNNNNNNNNNNNNNNNNNNNNNNNNNNNNNNNNNNNNNNNNNNNNNNNNNNNNNNNNNNNNNNNNNNNNNNNNNNNNNNNNNNNNNNNNNNNNNNNNNNNNNNNNNNNNNNNNNNNNNNNNNNNNNNNNNNNNNNNNNNNNNNNNNNNNNNNNNNNNNNNNNNNNNNNNNNNNNNNNNNNNNNNNNNNNNNNNNNNNNNNNNNNNNNNNNNNNNNNNNNNNNNNNNNNNNNNNNNNNNNNNNNNNNNNNNNNNNNNNNNNNNNNNNNNNNNNNNNNNNNNNNNNNNNNNNNNNNNNNNNNNNNNNNNNNNNNNNNNNNNNNNNNNNNNNNNNNNNNNNNNNNNNNNNNNNNNNNNNNNNNNNNNNNNNNNNNNNNNNNNNNNNNNNNNNNNNNNNNNNNNNNNNNNNNNNNNNNNNNNNNNNNNNNNNNNNNNNNNNNNNNNNNNNNNNNNNNNNNNNNNNNNNNNNNNNNNNNNNNNNNNNNNNNNNNNNNNNNNNNNNNNNNNNNNNNNNNNNNNNNNNNNNNNNNNNNNNNNNNNNNNNNNNNNNNNNNNNNNNNNNNNNNNNNNNNNNNNNNNNNNNNNNNNNNNNNNNNNNNNNNNNNNNNNNNNNNNNNNNNNNNNNNNNNNNNNNNNNNNNNNNNNNNNNNNNNNNNNNNNNNNNNNNNNNNNNNNNNNNNNNNNNNNNNNNNNNNNNNNNNNNNNNNNNNNNNNNNNNNNNNNNNNNNNNNNNNNNNNNNNNNNNNNNNNNNNNNNNNNNNNNNNNNNNNNNNNNNNNNNNNNNNNNNNNNNNNNNNNNNNNNNNNNNNNNNNNNNNNNNNNNNNNNNNNNNNNNNNNNNNNNNNNNNNNNNNNNNNNNNNNNNNNNNNNNNNNNNNNNNNNNNNNNNNNNNNNNNNNNNNNNNNNNNNNNNNNNNNNNNNNNNNNNNNNNNNNNNNNNNNNNNNNNNNNNNNNNNNNNNNNNNNNNNNNNNNNNNNNNNNNNNNNNNNNNNNNNNNNNNNNNNNNNNNNNNNNNNNNNNNNNNNNNNNNNNNNNNNNNNNNNNNNNNNNNNNNNNNNNNNNNNNNNNNNNNNNNNNNNNNNNNNNNNNNNNNNNNNNNNNNNNNNNNNNNNNNNNNNNNNNNNNNNNNNNNNNNNNNNNNNNNNNNNNNNNNNNNNNNNNNNNNNNNNNNNNNNNNNNNNNNNNNNNNNNNNNNNNNNNNNNNNNNNNNNNNNNNNNNNNNNNNNNNNNNNNNNNNNNNNNNNNNNNNNNNNNNNNNNNNNNNNNNNNNNNNNNNNNNNNNNNNNNNNNNNNNNNNNNNNNNNNNNNNNNNNNNNNNNNNNNNNNNNNNNNNNNNNNNNNNNNNNNNNNNNNNNNNNNNNNNNNNNNNNNNNNNNNNNNNNNNNNNNNNNNNNNNNNNNNNNNNNNNNNNNNNNNNNNNNNNNNNNNNNNNNNNNNNNNNNNNNNNNNNNNNNNNNNNNNNNNNNNNNNNNNNNNNNNNNNNNNNNNNNNNNNNNNNNNNNNNNNNNNNNNNNNNNNNNNNNNNNNNNNNNNNNNNNNNNNNNNNNNNNNNNNNNNNNNNNNNNNNNNNNNNNNNNNNNNNNNNNNNNNNNNNNNNNNNNNNNNNNNNNNNNNNNNNNNNNNNNNNNNNNNNNNNNNNNNNNNNNNNNNNNNNNNNNNNNNNNNNNNNNNNNNNNNNNNNNNNNNNNNNNNNNNNNNNNNNNNNNNNNNNNNNNNNNNNNNNNNNNNNNNNNNNNNNNNNNNNNNNNNNNNNNNNNNNNNNNNNNNNNNNNNNNNNNNNNNNNNNNNNNNNNNNNNNNNNNNNNNNNNNNNNNNNNNNNNNNNNNNNNNNNN from Macadamia integrifolia cultivar HAES 741 chromosome 11, SCU_Mint_v3, whole genome shotgun sequence encodes the following:
- the LOC122094263 gene encoding transcription repressor OFP13-like, translating into MKVLPSSWPWPSCKQPKTISFRADDNMFKTVNSAYIEAGDVVTTPESWFTNSSESASFSTVSEESGGECLENVIRGLRSERLFFEPGESNSILEEAKGGGGIPFKESVVLAMESKDPYVDFRTSMEEMVEAHGLKDWECLEELLGWYLRVNGKKTHGFIVGAFVDLLVGLAAAAADADASSSSSSSAPCFPPSSPSLSSLRVEGDIEEEDNPSSSEI